The Triticum aestivum cultivar Chinese Spring chromosome 4B, IWGSC CS RefSeq v2.1, whole genome shotgun sequence sequence CTCTCTTCTTTGAACATATTACATGACTCGACATCTTCTTGTAGgaaagaaaaaaatcaaagaaagaAGGATAAAATAAGAACAAAGCCATGAACAGAGCATCGAGGAATCGATATAACAAATTTGAAATACAATAATTTTAGAATCTTGCAAAAATCACAACAAAATTTGAAGTAGTTATGAACAATTAGAAATACATTATACTGAAGGTTGAGTAAAATCTATCTTTTTGATTGAGCAATATATAGCTGCAGATATTCTGCAAAATCAATACATAACAAGAATCTAAGCCTCTTTAGACTCCTTTTTCTGGATAAATATGCAGGCTTTCGATGGAAAATTTTACAATATATTTGTTCTATGAACAAAGGCTTCCTTTCACTCCCTTTTTTGAAGTGGGTCTCATGCCATCAGCAGCCCAGCACCAAACAGCCAGCACCCAGTTACAACAATCATGCACGCAGCAACAAgctagcaaaaaaaaaaaacaccaCCATGGATCCAAGGCCGAGAGGAGGAGGCCGCGTGGAGAGACAGACTGTGAAGCTCACCTCGGTGTTGGCACCGGATGCGGTCGCCGTTACTCGACGTGTGCGTAGCTCCCCAGCCGCGCCCTTGGCCATGGCCGCCGCGCCCGACTGTTGCCTGCCCTCATCGCCCACCTCCTCTGCCCATTCATCCCACCACCGAGCTCGCCTAACCCGCACCTGATCTGGAGCCAGGCCTCGCTGACGGGCGCAGACAACGAAGAAAAGGAAGGTGAAGTGGTGGGGCTAGGCCCCGGGGCGGAGGCCatggcgaggcgaggaggagggaTGGAGGAGGCGGGAGAGGCTGTGGGGATCGCAGGGAAACAGGGCTAGGGTTTGGGTGGTGGTTGGTGCGGGAGTGGGACGAGGCGAGGATGGATTGGCTGTGGGATGCAGGGTAGGGATAGGCCAAAACCTCATGCACCCGGGCACGACCAACCCAGCCAATAAGCACGCGAGACGAGCCCACTCGTCCTTGGCCAGCCAAAACAACCGCGAGGTGAAAATCAGCTTTGACCGTGAGGTGAAGATCTACGATCCAGCCACGCGAGAAGGCTAGATCTGACGGCCGACGAAGGAACCGATCGGGGGAGCCTTGTCCATGCAAGTTGGCCAGCCTCATTATTGTTTTAAATGGCGTATTTGGTCTGTTTTAGCCCCCATTGTCATTATGAAACTAAGTTTACATTACAACAACGGCAAATAAATGACAATGCAATTCAGTATAACTATGCAGCAACTAATAAAGAAACATCATGAGACATATTTCAATTTACATGGCAGAAAGTATCACCCATGAAACACGCATCACCGGCTATTTCGACTGCCGCACGTCCGACTTGCCAGACGGCATGCTGCGGACGTTCTTCAGCAGGTCCTGGATCTTGGACAGCATCATCATCTGTGATGAGTCGCCAGGGGTGAGGGCCGCGGTGGCAGCACTACTGCTCGCCTGGGGAGGCACCGTTGCCAGCGGCCTCGGGTTCTCCCGCAGCTTGATCTTCTCAAAGATTGACTGCTTCTCTGCCTCGGCCTCCTCCAGGCGGCGCCTGAGGTACATGCTCGCATAGTCCTGCTCCGCCTTCTCCGACTTGGCCAACGCAATGCTCTGGAGCTGCTCTGCCTCCTGCCGGGCCTCGTTGGCCTTCAGCTGGAACATCTCGGCCTCAGCACTCTTCAGCCGGATCATGCTCTCCagctcctccacctgctgctgcttACGCAGCTGCTCCGCCTTGAGCTCCCGTGCCTCCCGTGTCTTCTCCTCCAGCTCACGCTCGCAGGAATCCACCGCGAGGCGAGCCTTCTTGAACATCTGCATCTTCTCTTCAGCCACGGTCTCCATCTTTCTGACAGCCTCTTGGACAACCTCAGCAATTCGATTGCAGGCCTCATGTGGAGTGATCAGGCGCCCCAATTCTTCATTTTCGGACATCTTTGAAAAATCCATCTCAAGCTCTGCCAAATAAGTAATAGTTAATACAAAAGGTCTGAATTACAGCTTAGGCAGATACAAGCCGATGGCATGCAGACGTAAATAAACCCACAAAGCTGATCACAccaaaaatactggaacaaaatcCAGTAATAAACACTCACCTTTTGGGCTGTTTGGTACACTGCAAGACTATAATATGGAGGGCCTTTAGCCATTGATCAGTATATGATCAAAAGATTATAAAATCACAGTTACACATTAACAGAAAAACTGACACCAAACTTGTAGATAATCTGACTAACAAAACAATATGCTAGAAAAAGAACCACAGAAGATAACCAATTCAGCTGCATGACAGAGCACTCAAATATCTTTTACTTGGGAACGATAATGAATGCACCAATTGTAGACAAAGTATGTTCATCTTAGATTCATAAACAATATTACTGCCGCAGATAACAAACGAGTAGATCTGAGTTGAATGGCAGAGGCACCGTCACCCAACCAGTAGTACTTGCCCCGTTAAATAACAGGGAaaaaagtactaggtgcattagaaTATACTTAATACTGCTGATATGCCTGGAGAGTTCATGGTGGTGGGATACCTCATCTTTCACTATTTTGATAGTTCTAAGAACATGGTTTTACTACAATTTTGTGGAGGACAGTACTATCGTTTCAGTGCAGAAGCATTCTGGATTTTTTCAGAGAATGCCTATTGATCTACTGAACTCGTATAACTGTGATTTAGAATGCATACTGATCTACCGAATTCGTATAACTGTCATTTATGGTATTGTCAGAGAATGCCTGTTGATCTACCAAATTTGTATAACTGTCAGCGATGTGTAGAGGGAGGCTTGCAATGTACAGAGTTACAGCAGAAGATCCCAAGCCCAACCAAAATGCTACAAAAAGAGTTATGTTTTATATGAGAAAAACATGAATTCAGAAAATATATTCAAACAATAGTTTTGACTATCCAGCTAGAAAGCAAGAAGTATAGCATAGTCAAAGATGAAACCAAATAGCAAGAGAAGCATGACTTAACTCAGCATGATAAAATGAGCGAACAAAACTGGAACACGTAAAAGCATGGTTTAGTTAACTAAGTGCATTTACCTTGGAGTGCCGGCAGCAGCGCTCTAGGACTCATGGATTGAGCAGTACCACTTCTTAGTCTTTCGATCAGATCATCACATCTCCTGAACAAGTTCCTCCCTTTTGAGTCCTCGCTTAGACGGAAAATCTTACAAACACACTCAAGTTCTCGTAACAACGCATCCCTGTCCCAGCCAGGAGCACATTGTTGGAATACATCCCTAACCCACCCCAACAGCTCAGATGTCCTTTGGCAGGCTTGGCACCGAAAAAGCATCTCCGGATGGGCAATTCCGTTATTAATTTTCTGTCCGGACCCAATCTGCTCATCACGGATTGCACAATCAGTGTGAGTCCAGTGAGAGCAGACATCACACCCAATCCAGCTGCATGTATTGACTTCAAAGTCAAACTTATTGCAGATCACACACATGCAAAGGTTGCAAAAGCCATTCCTGTTGCTACATATATTGCACCTACACTCTTCGGCAGGGAGAGCACTCTTACAGGCGATGTTCCGGCACCTCTTGTACAAGTAAACCTCAGCAAGATGACTCAGGGGTAAATTAACACTTGGATGCAAAAATGCCTGGATTCCAGTCTTGATGGCAACAAGAATCTCCAGCTGAACATGGTGTGGCATCAAAAGTGTAGTTGGTGTCAAATCCACCCTATTCTGGACGACCTTCTGCAGGTACAAGAACTCCTCAACATGATGAGAACCCCCAGTTCCTTCAAGAATTGACCGAAGTTCACTCTTGATTTCATCCAACACCTCATCTGGCATAACCTTCATTTTCTCAGCGACTAGATCAACCCTTTCCCGAGCAACCTCCCGGAGAGTCACTCTACCGGTACTTGGGATCCTACGAATGACTTGCCGTTCAGCAACACCTTGGGTGGCTACCTCCTTATCTTTATCCACTATTCTAATAGTGGTCGCAGCATCACCACCACTGCTTTTGTTTGGCTCTACAGGCCAGGTCTCCCTTGAACTGGCACTCTCAGTGGCAGAGTCATGACCCGGGTCAGAATTTGACGCACGCTCCTGCATATCTGGCGTACCAACTTGGTCTGACGAGGCCAAAGAGAGGGAAGTCTGCAGGTTTGGGGTGCCCCCATTGTGCCGTGGGGGCGGCATCCCCTGTGGAAACTGTTGATGGAAATTTGCGCCTGATGAGGTTCCCATCCAAAATCAAAACCTAGCAAAGCATGTAGGCAATAATAACTGACATCAATCACCCGGTTAACACTTGGCACTTTGAGCATCACTTTGTGTACCAATATAATAGAAGAACCTATCTTGTGTTATGAAGCAAATCAATAATGAGTTTGCACATTTATTTCCCGAATTGCACCGGTAATCTTACTCATCGAATAACATTTCCACACAGCAGCCACAAAATTTATCCCCTAAATTCCCAGGTCAAAAACAAGCGGGACAATTATCTACATTTATTTCTAGTACTCCAGTAATCTTAGTCACCAAACAACATATCTAGACAGAGCAGCCACATAACTTATCCGCTAAGCTCCCCAATTCAAAAACAAGCGGTACGACTATCTGCTTATATTTCCAAAACTGCTCAAGTTATCTTGAGTTACTAAGAAACAAAAACCTAGCCAAATCTGCACGTGAAAATGATCGTCATCAGCCACTTGCTTAAGACTGGCATTTCAAGCATCAGTTCACATACCAAAAGAACAGCAAAACCTATCGTATGTCACCAAGCAAATTATGGATGCTCAAAAACAAGTAGAACAATTTTCTGCTTTTATTTCCAAAATCAACCCAGTAATCCTAATGACCAAAGGCACCTTAATCACCAAACAACATCTCCCCAACTTAAATGGTTTTGGAACAGGtgctggctggaggggacaagaggcgGAGTGGTGTCTCATCTTCAGCATTGCCGGCAGCGGGtctcggcggcgtggtgcagtAGAGTATCGGTGCTGGAAGTGTTGATAGGCACACGCAGGAGGGCGGCGCGGTGTAGCATCGTGGTGGAGTCAACAGCAGAAGGGCCTGGCAAGGTCTATGCATGGATTACTCCTAAAGATGAGACGGCGGAAGATGGCAGGGGCGGATTGCTGAGCGTGCACATGCGGTGTGCACTCAGGATCTGCTAGACCGGTTAGTGATCCTGGCTAGCCGGCAGGCGGCTTGGTGAGGCCACCGGGATACTCGGTGTGGCAGGAGGTCAGGACACATCATCAAGCTCTTAGGTAGGGCGACTCTGTGCGCCAGGATGGAGGCTTTGGGTTGACTACTGTATGTATTTTGTAAGGCCATGTTGAATAATATAAGaaagatggttgtgtgcatcgtttgatgcagaggccgtgggttatcctcctttaaaaaaaaatcCAACTTAAAAAAGAAACAAGGGGTACAACTTCCTGTGTACATATTCCAGAATTTCCACAGTGATCTTAATACACAAACGCCATCTCTACACAGAGCATCCACATATAATCTCCTCCAAGCTCTCAAAATCAATCAGGGCGAATTTCtgcatactccctccatttttatatacaaggccacaaactcatattacaggacaaATTTCTGAGTATATTTCCAAAATTGCTAGTAATCTTAAGGTTTTAATAACCAAAACGTCTATGCCCATACCAGTATCACAATTTTCTCTCCTAATGTCCTCAATTCAAGTTGCAAACCCAAAATCTAGCAACAAATTCCCCTATTTAATCTGCCGAAACCTCAGTTCGACTAACAAATCGTCTCCTCCTCGCAAATGAGACGAAATCGACAAAAtaaaaggagggggagggagcaacCCAGAGGCCTAGACGCCGGAACCCATCCTCCACACCCAGACCCGCCACCAATCCGTCCCGGGGTATATTCCACTCCCACCGGACGGGAAGCAAGAGCCAAACTAGATCCCACAAACCTCAGCCTCCACGGGGCAAACCTGGGTTCAGAGAGCTCACCTCGGCGCGACGGAGTGATCTACACGGACGGGGAGACGGCCCGAGTAACGAATCTCTGGTGCCGGGTAAGGCTCCGGCTCTGCCGACGACGTTGACGAGGAGGAGCTCGGGAAGCAGATGAAGAAAGATTTTCTCTATTCCGTTTTCAGTAGGAAAAAGAAAGGGACGAAATGGTGCGAGTCCAACCAGAAAGACCATGGAAGGTGGTGACCATTTAGCCGGGTAGGCGGCTAGGATGTGACCTGCTACTATCGGTAAGCGGCTAGGATGTGACCGGGTTGACTTTTACAAGCGTTGCTGTCATTTAGCCGTGAGTCAAATACACTTGCGCATGGAAGTTTTCTCGCAATTTTTTTTTACAGAGAATAGAGCCATTAAATAGTTTTTAAATGCCATgagaaaaaatcagaaaaatgtaaaaaaaaaaagTTGCCCTGTTCATGAAGTTTCTTTTAACAAATACTGTCACaaacgctcatacatacgcgcatacactcacccctatgaacgcacacacgcacaccctaccctatAAGCATCTCCGAGAGtcgtcgacgagaacgtctcctcccactactaaaataaattcaggaataatgcgagcatcaggacttgaaccctggtgggctgagggtactactattactctaaccatccaaccacaggttgttCGCGCCCTATTCATGAAGTTGATAGTTGATTTTGATCAGGAAGTTGGCACTGGGCTTTGGAATTGATTCTGGACCCCCACCTGTTCAGGACACCCCGCCTGCTCAGGACGATCCCATAACATATTTTCTAGAGGGGGGACACGCTTGACCGAGCGCAAAAACAGGAATTCGGAAATATTCTGAATTTCTTATGTGTGCAAAAAAAGGTAACAGTAATAAAAATGCACCTCCCAAATTAAAAGTGACATCCGATCCTCAAAAAAAGGTGACATCCTCTTAAAAAGTAAAAGTGCCATCCTCACAATAAAAAAATGTCAATTCTATTATAAAATAAAAAATGTCATGCTCTTATAAATAAATTTGCCATCATCTTGTCTTATAAAGAAAAAATGCCATCCTCTTATAATGCAAAAACTAGAAGGGTTGGACGCGCTTCGCTGCGCGGTTGATGTTGTTGGATTTcataaatattttttttgtttggtgtGTGTGTGGGGAGGGGGGGTATGATGATGaagtttgtttctttttttttataATGCGTTATTTTGATAGCCTGCCTTCGAGAGTATAATTATGTGTTATATGTAAATTAACCCACGCCTATGCAGGGAAGTTACTTACAGTGGTGGCCACATGTATTCTATTGATGTTATAGCGTTGCATGTTGAAAAAAATCGGCAAGTGACAAAAGGGTGCGAGACTGATGTATTTTTATAAGTTGGTTGTTGCGGATTGAATTGAGAAATCATTACCAGACAAAATCATGAACCAAATTCAAAATTAAACGCCTCACCTCACCTGAATGAGAGAGCTTCTTGAGAAAATGTCGACCAAGTCAAAAATTAAGAACTCAATCAAAATCATATTGATGCTATAGTGTAGCATGTTGGCATTTATTTTCTGAGATGACGAGAGAGTGTGCAAGATTGATATATTTTTATAAACTGGTTGTTATCGATTGATATGAGAAATAATTGACCAGTCAAAATCATAAATCAAATTTAAAATTAAACACCTCACTTGGATGAGAAAGGTCCTTAAAAATTTATTGACCGAGTCAAAATTGGGAAGCCAATCCAAAACAAGGAGCTTAGTGATATAGGAGATGTCATCCTCTTGTAATAAAATTGCCATCCTCACAGTAATAAAAAATGTCAACCTATTATAAAAATGAAAAATGCCACCCCTCGTATAAATAAAAATGCCATCCTCTTATACCAAGAATAATATCCTCTTATAATAAAAAATGTCATACTCTTATAATAAAACTGCCTTGTGACAAGTAAAAGAACCAGGATTTTGGACGAATTAAAAAACAAAAGGCTTCAAAATGCCAAAGTAATATATAAATGTCAGCTTTACCATGAATGTTCACAAAACCCCCCTCTAGCCCATTGGCAAAAAGCCCAGTGCTCTTGCAAAGAAGTCGATGATAATCACTTTGGTCCCTAAAGTTAACAAATAGGGTGAACCAGTGCTCAAGCTTGTGTTCTTTTAGAGAAATGTCttggcaaagaaaaataaaatagggagctatacaaaaacaaaacaaacctATAATAGACCTATGGCAAACAAggcaaacaaacaaaacaaatacaACAAGTAAATACATGAAGGCCAACTATTTAAAAGCATTATCCCA is a genomic window containing:
- the LOC123091582 gene encoding OBERON-like protein, giving the protein MGTSSGANFHQQFPQGMPPPRHNGGTPNLQTSLSLASSDQVGTPDMQERASNSDPGHDSATESASSRETWPVEPNKSSGGDAATTIRIVDKDKEVATQGVAERQVIRRIPSTGRVTLREVARERVDLVAEKMKVMPDEVLDEIKSELRSILEGTGGSHHVEEFLYLQKVVQNRVDLTPTTLLMPHHVQLEILVAIKTGIQAFLHPSVNLPLSHLAEVYLYKRCRNIACKSALPAEECRCNICSNRNGFCNLCMCVICNKFDFEVNTCSWIGCDVCSHWTHTDCAIRDEQIGSGQKINNGIAHPEMLFRCQACQRTSELLGWVRDVFQQCAPGWDRDALLRELECVCKIFRLSEDSKGRNLFRRCDDLIERLRSGTAQSMSPRALLPALQELEMDFSKMSENEELGRLITPHEACNRIAEVVQEAVRKMETVAEEKMQMFKKARLAVDSCERELEEKTREARELKAEQLRKQQQVEELESMIRLKSAEAEMFQLKANEARQEAEQLQSIALAKSEKAEQDYASMYLRRRLEEAEAEKQSIFEKIKLRENPRPLATVPPQASSSAATAALTPGDSSQMMMLSKIQDLLKNVRSMPSGKSDVRQSK